From the Cryptococcus depauperatus CBS 7841 chromosome 7, complete sequence genome, the window CATTCTGTTGTCCTGAGATCAACACCACTGATGGAGAATGGCAATGATAAGCTTGAGGCTAGTCAAGATTCAGATTTTGTTGCCACAGAACAAgtagaagatgaggagagCCATGAAGAAGCCATGATAATATATGAAGAATAGAATTGTTGCGCGTTACATCGTGTGTTTTACGTGGCAAGGATGTCCTGTATTTGTCATCAGACTATGCATTTTCCATTATCATAATGTTTCAAAAAAACTAAAGCCATCCTGAAATTGGCAAGTTGTGTTTGTCGAAAGATCTTGAAATGTAAGTTTTTAGATGCCTTGTAAACTGAGTTTAGGATTGTTCTGTGGCAGAGCTCGAAACGAAACTGGACCGACATCTTGAGATGTGATATAATGACTGCATAGTATAGCCATCCAATAATTTTCTCTGCCTGACTTATTTGCTTTGATTAATGTGCTTCAGGAGAGTGGGCGACATAGTCAATTGCTACAACACTTGTCAATACAAACCGCTGTTTGCAACAACCCACCCTTCTGAACAGTGGTAATCTCATCAGCCTCAGCATCAGGAATTTCAATAGCAAACTCCTCCTCAATAGCCATAACTACCTCAACAGCGTCAAGTGAGTCAAGGCCTAAATCAGTGGTGAAGGCGGCATTGTTTGTAAGCTGCGCTCTTTCAGCGCTCCTCCATTTTTAACAATGCTTATAACGCACCTTGGCAGAATCAACCTTCTCAaagcttttcaaaacttcCAAAACCCTGGCGGTGAtgtcttctttgctcaagCCAGCAGCGGCAGCGTAGTTTCTGGAGAGCAAAAGTGGCCtagaaaaaacaaaagtagCCGGTAGAGGCCTGAAAGCGGGTGCTGCTGTTCTGAGCAGTGGAGTAACGGCGCGTAGTGTCCTGTACATTGCGtaggatgaaaaagattaaGGAAAAGATTTGGTAGCTGATagctatatatataaagcATGACCAATTAAAAGAGGACtgatagagatgaatgaGAAACAGAATTGCCGAAAATTCCGCGGTGAGTGGCGCCTTTTTGTCATTTATCTTTCTATATTTatttgtattcttcttgCTAAAACATTAAAAACAATGAAGCATGGAATAAGTCAGAGAAAGCTGGGCCGAATGCCCTCGCACAGATTGGCGCTTCTCAGGTCAGTATGCCAAAGTTTCAAGGACACGAATTAACCCAGAAATAATCCAGAAACCTTGTGACTGCTCTGCTACACCATGAAGCGATAAAGACGACGTTACCGAAAGCCAAAGAGGCAGCAAAAATGGCTGAAAAAGTAGGCTGCTTGAAATCTGACACTGCTGACGAGGCGTAAGATTATTACGCTTGGGAAAAAGGGCACAAATCCAGCTAAGAGCAAGGCTCAGGCATATCTCATGGTACGCTTCTTCTCATTGCTTAAACAGTGTCTTACTTTGAAATAGCCACCGCATCATGCTCCTCCATCTGCTTATGTTCCCTCTCCATCCAACCGTACTCATACTCTACCACCACTTGATTATCCCAAATTAGACACATCCATTCCTCCAACAAGTCTTTTTCCCAAGTTGTTCAATACACTCGCAAAACGATATGCCGATCGGCCTGGCGGATATACTCGTATCCACAGATTTGGTCATCGGCCAGGAGATAATGCTCCTCATGCAATTTTGACCCTTGTCGATGGACCAAGAGATTTGAAGTATGAAATGATGGCGAGGGCAGTTGGTAAAGAGTCTTTGAGAGTACATGACGATGTTAGTACGGGACGCATAAAAGAGCCAGGGAATGATTGGGAAGATCTTGATGAAAGGACGAGAAGTGAGGTACGCAAAGTGTTGAGGTACCgctctgaagaagatgtaaagaaattcaaagaaaaggctcaACATTTTAAGGTATGTTTTGAAAGTCATCCAATGTTCGGAAACGACTGATTGGTCTTGTAGGATACACTTTTGTGTAGAAAAAAATAACAGGCCAGATTCTCGGGTTCACAGTTTCTCATTTATACTCACATGTATTCCACGCTTTCCGTTTTGTTCGAGTTTGGTCATAACCCGTCTTGGAAAAATCGTTACCTTCCAACAAGCTCAACCCGCCTATATAACTGACAATTCGTCTTAAGCCTCTAATTGAGAGTATATATCCATATAGCATCCCCACTACGTGGAAGGATTATCGTCAACATTCATTCGCTATCTCTGATTCGAAGGCCGCCCGTGCAAATCCAAATAATCAATATCCAgcttcattcttttcaacatattCTACAGCCTGCCTAGTATCCTATTCAGGACTTTCAAAATAAATAAAGGCAGATAAACTCATTTTGAAGGCGCAGTGTGAAAATCATTGCCCATAGATGTTGAGCCAGTCTTTGGCCGATTTAGAACAAGTGATCATATACCGAACATCTTATTCGTTGGTCAGAAAGGCTCAGTAGCTTCGTCAGCCTCATGAGCAATTCTTAGAGTCAAATTTGTTGCACATATACACTGATGCGCTagcttcagcttcttcaaacattATCTGTCAATTTTATGCCGATTTCCAAATCAATCCGTGAACCAAATAAGAATATCCTGGACAGGACTGAAGAGAATGTGATATAGTTGGAACATATAGCTTTCGACAGCGCGTAATCTTACTATTCAGTCCTTGTATTGAAGGCAAATAGTTCATTAacattcaacatttatCCTAAATGTCACAATTGATACCAATTTTTCAATAAACTGCTTCActcaagacaaaagagGATAAACGGTTCCCGAGAATGGATGCTAATCATGGTGCTACAAAGTTTATGAAAAGCACACATAGTAAGGGCAAGACGATAAAGATGTCATGAATTAAACACCAACAATTAAATAACATGCATTgaaccaaaaggtcacaatgATGCAAGCAATTGCATCAttatttgttggctatatcCCCTATAATACCCAGAGTATTACAAAAGACCTATTGGATAAGATGCCAAACTTTCAGAAGTATACCGAAAGTGACGTAAAAGCAAAGCTTGCAAAAGAGGTATAATTAAAGCTCCTGAGCTACATGCGCTTGGTGAATTAGGTATGCTCGCTATCGTCGTACCGAAGCCTAGAAGTATCTGGCTGATCGCCGTCTGCATCAAACTCTACTATTCTTTGAATGGCAGGAGGTTTAGCGCCGTAAATAATTCTTTGCACTAAGACAGCTAATGTTGAAGCGTTATCGAGGTGTTAGCTGCTAGGACGTAATTTCGAAGTGGCTTACCAAAATCCCAACATACGAGCATGATGGCGGTCACCTTGAACTGTATGGGGGAATGcctaaagaagaaatacCCGGTCCTAGTACCTTGTCAGCTTCGGCGTGCAATATAACACAAACACACTTAAAGCAATCGCCAAAAAACCATCCAGCAAGTGTGGATGAACGGAATCCATAGCATGATTTATTATTAAAGTTGGTTACAAACTGAGGGATTGGGAGTGTCGATTCTTGCCTTGATTCAGTCTCGCTTAATGATCAAGGCCCATTAAACCAAGACTCACCTATGGTAAGAGCCACAAAACCTAGTGCGTCAACATACCTGCTCCAATCATCAGTTCTGCACTTCCTGTCTCCGAAAGCCCAGATTCACCAagaccatcttccaaaagATATTTGTGCTACTCCGAGTACGATGATCATTCCTGCCAAAAACTCTAGATAAGCTCCATACCCTTCCCACATCCAGAAATCCCAAGGCCGTCTGCCTTCTTTAAACCTTTGAATTAGTCCTTTCGTTCCAGATTCATTGGAAATTTGCCATCGCTCTGCTTGGAGGTGTGCTTCTAGTTCCAAATGTTCATCCTGTTCGCCTTCAGTCTGTTGAGAGGTGTGAGGGGCTGACTTGTTTTGTCGATGACTCGAAGCATAATGTAAGCAAatagcaagaagaaatagtTGAGAGATTATGAGCAGAATCGATTGTATGAGAAGCGCTACGAGGTAGAAAATGAACTGAAGAAAGGTTATGATTAGATGAGAGGAATATACGAATTTCAAAGCGATTGCCTAGCCAAAAAAATATTCGAATTATATTTGCTATTATGACGACTCCACAGATGTCTTTTCAGAGCACAATTTGTGCCGTAAGTACCTGGTTAATATCAAATGACAGGAAACTAACCATGAGAAAAACCAGATGAGTCCCTATCCTTAAATGAACACAAGCGCCGCGATAATATCTCAAAAATGCTCACTTTTTGCTAATAATACTGTAAGCCTTGATGGCATACATCAGCTTTGTCAGTTGACTAGTACAAGACAAAAGTAGACATACTTGGTCGGCATAAATTAAAGGCGGGCTAGCATACTTGATCAGTAACGAAGACGTCAAGCAAGGCAAGCCTACTTACCCAACAGCCATACCTATCGCAGCAAGAGTCGAAGCCATcgctttttttttgttccTTCTGAATTGGCTGCTTctgcaaaaagaagagatataAAGTAGACCCAATCATATAAATGAAATATCAAAATAAGACGGAAAGATTACCATGTCGTGACATCACTATATTTCTGTTGGTGTTTCCGTCGAAATGAGAtattatcttttcatctcaattgaaaagacaaacttCAAAGACTATATGCTTAACATTGAGCTTTTATATAATGATTTTTAAACCTAATTACAACTGCAAAAGGCTCACCCAGAGGTCTCAAGTATTCTTTTGCGATACATTATGGAGAAAGCCACGCCttctttgttcttgtcCTTTGTTCTGCTTTGGCATTGTGCTTTACTCAAGTTGTATCGCAATGATGTTTACCGAATAGTTACTGctccttctcttcagcTGAATCGTAATTGTGTTACCTATAACGCAACCCGAGATAGTTTTCTAGGCTTGAACCACATACATCCGCTGGCATGCTCAAATTATCTACCTCTCTCTCATATCGTTGTTTACACCAATGGAGCGAACCATGGCGTACTATATCCTCTTTCCCTGCATTATTCCCTCATCGCTCTTCAACCCTTCAAAAACCTTACCTCGAGATATGGTCTGACGCATCAGGCAAGGGCTACGGCGGCCACTTGGGCCCACAATCGAATCCTTCAGACGTTTGGCAGCAACCACATGCTCATTTATCTAAAGGCAAAAGACCAATCGAGTATGCTGAAGCCAACGCTGTGCTTCTGAGCTTGAAGCGGTGGAAGAAAAGCTTGAGAGGAAAGACGGTATATTGTCATATAGATAATTACTCGGTATACCAAATACTTTCAAGGCGGTATTCACCCTCTGCACCTAACGGCTTGCCCCCATTTTTTCCTGTATCTCCCCTTTTTCGTCTTGGACCTGTTTTCGCTGAACCCATAAACCCCTCCTCTTTTGTTCCAATATCATTTAAAAGTAAGCATTATAATATCAAGCATCTTCCGATGAGAAAGATCTTTGACGAGATTGATACAATCATTTTTAAGAATGACATTCAACTTCGAGCAAGATGGGTCCGCGGCAAAGACAACGTTTTGGCAGATCGCTTATCAAGAATAGAACGTGGAAAAGGGCTGGAGAGACTGACGCCGAAGGTCAAAGCCATGCTGAGTACCAACCAGAGAGGCATTCAAAGTGTTGGGAAGGATGTTGGACAAAGAGGTAAACGAAATGAATCCGCGGGGTTCTGATGAGAACGATGTGGGCCGAGTGATTCACAACTTTGCCTCTTCGGCTTGATTATCAATTCAAATAGCAGAATCTGGCGAGGGGCATATGagaagatggcaagaaaactTGAAATTTGAGTCGTTCCATTGCTCCTATAATGCTTGATggtatcttttctttatctcttttccaatcCCTAGAGAGTTGGCCATCGCATATTCCCTCCTGTCTAAGGTTGGAGGCAGTATATCCTTGAATATCCAAGCCCATCTTGAAACACTGAGAACATTTCAATGTAGCAGTAGATGATAATGAATATGGTCAGGAAAAAATGTCAGAGGCAATCTCCAAGGCGAACTCATGGAAGACCTACTTGATTGTATTTTGGTTCAAGCTGGCCCAGCTTTGTATCATCCTTGCTCTTGTAAAGTAGCCTCCAATTGACTTGGAGTATCAAAACGAACATTATTTGACTTTGTACGAGAGCACAAAAGTCAGCTATTGGGGAAAAAGTGAAAGACTTAAGTAACGGCCGACCTTGAGCTATAAAATTGCACATAGGCAAAGAGGAAACATTAGAAAATTTGTATTGAGGTTAAAGAGAGGAAagtcaaaacaaaaaatgTAATACATTGTTTTATTCAACTTTATTACTTATTTATACTTTCTAATTACTCTTTGCATATAAACCTTCATTTGTGCCTCCACTTCACTTATACTTCACAACAttgttttgactttttcagAGATTATTCATGTCTTCATATTATCAATCAAAATGACAAACACAAACATCCCTCATTCATTCGCACCAGACTACAAGGTTG encodes:
- a CDS encoding acyl carrier protein, which translates into the protein MYRTLRAVTPLLRTAAPAFRPLPATFVFSRPLLLSRNYAAAAGLSKEDITARVLEVLKSFEKVDSAKLTNNAAFTTDLGLDSLDAVEVVMAIEEEFAIEIPDAEADEITTVQKAIDYVAHSPEAH